In Mycobacterium sp. JS623, one genomic interval encodes:
- a CDS encoding LppX_LprAFG lipoprotein, translating into MQTRLLAIFAALFATIALIAGCSSKSQDSSKPLPDAATLLKESSETTKAQSSMHLKLSVQGQIKELPIETLEGDVTNKPAVAAQGTANIIFLGQRLQGVDFVVADGNLFGALTKGSFQDFGPAADIYDVSVLLNPDTGLGNVLANFSDAKTDGRETLNGVETIRVTGNVTADAVNKIAPQIGATAPVPGTAWIREDGNHELVQAKLDPSPGNSITMTCTDWGKSVTVTKPTV; encoded by the coding sequence ATGCAGACGCGCCTCTTGGCCATCTTCGCCGCCCTTTTCGCCACAATCGCCCTTATCGCCGGGTGCTCCTCGAAGTCGCAGGACTCGTCCAAGCCACTGCCAGACGCCGCCACCCTGCTCAAGGAGTCCAGCGAGACCACCAAGGCGCAGTCGAGCATGCACCTGAAGCTGAGCGTGCAGGGGCAGATCAAGGAACTGCCGATCGAGACCCTCGAAGGCGATGTGACGAACAAGCCCGCCGTCGCCGCCCAGGGCACGGCGAACATCATCTTCCTGGGTCAGCGCCTTCAGGGCGTCGACTTCGTGGTCGCCGACGGCAACCTGTTCGGCGCGCTCACCAAGGGCAGCTTCCAGGATTTCGGACCTGCCGCCGACATTTACGACGTGTCAGTGCTGCTGAACCCCGATACCGGGTTGGGCAACGTCCTCGCCAACTTCTCGGACGCGAAGACCGACGGCCGCGAGACCCTCAACGGTGTCGAAACCATCCGCGTCACCGGAAACGTGACCGCCGACGCGGTCAACAAGATCGCCCCGCAGATCGGCGCGACCGCTCCGGTCCCCGGCACCGCATGGATCCGCGAGGACGGCAACCACGAACTCGTGCAGGCCAAGCTGGACCCGTCACCAGGCAACAGCATCACGATGACATGCACTGACTGGGGTAAGTCAGTAACCGTCACCAAGCCCACGGTCTGA
- a CDS encoding riboflavin synthase has product MFTGIVEELGEVVGKEELGDSARLVIRGPVVTSDAGHGDSIAVNGVCLTVVEVLPDGAFSTDVMGETLNRSSLRGVGVGSHVNLERAAAVNSRLGGHIVQGHVDGTAHVIARTPSEHWEVVRIALPTALSRYVVEKGSITVDGVSLTVSGLGHDWFEVSLIPTTLDLTTLGRAEVGTRVNLEVDVIAKYVERLLGSGDQPDGSNS; this is encoded by the coding sequence GTGTTCACCGGAATCGTCGAAGAGCTGGGCGAGGTCGTCGGCAAGGAAGAGCTCGGCGATTCGGCGCGACTCGTCATCCGCGGGCCCGTCGTCACGTCCGATGCCGGACACGGTGACTCGATCGCGGTAAACGGAGTCTGCCTCACCGTGGTCGAGGTGCTGCCGGATGGGGCGTTCAGCACCGACGTGATGGGCGAGACGCTGAACCGGTCGAGTCTGCGCGGTGTCGGTGTCGGCAGCCACGTGAACTTGGAGCGCGCCGCCGCGGTCAACAGCCGCCTCGGGGGACACATCGTGCAGGGACACGTCGATGGCACGGCGCATGTGATCGCGCGGACACCGTCGGAACATTGGGAAGTTGTTCGGATCGCGTTGCCGACCGCACTGTCGCGCTATGTCGTCGAGAAGGGTTCGATCACCGTCGACGGTGTCTCCCTTACGGTTTCCGGTTTGGGGCACGACTGGTTCGAGGTGTCGCTGATCCCGACGACGTTGGATCTGACCACCCTCGGAAGGGCAGAGGTCGGCACCAGGGTGAACCTCGAAGTCGACGTCATCGCGAAGTACGTGGAACGATTGCTTGGCTCCGGCGATCAGCCGGACGGCAGCAACTCCTGA
- a CDS encoding bifunctional 3,4-dihydroxy-2-butanone-4-phosphate synthase/GTP cyclohydrolase II, with the protein MTRLDSVERAVADIAAGKAVVVIDDEDRENEGDLIFAAEKATPELVAFMVRYTSGYLCVPLDGEVCDRLGLLPMYAVNQDKHGTAYTVTVDAKNGVGTGISASDRATTMRLLADPSSVAEDFTKPGHVVPLRAKDGGVLRRPGHTEAAVDLARLAGLQPAGAICEIVSQKDEGAMAQTDELRVFADEHDLALISIADLIEWRRKHEKHIERIAEARIPTRHGEFRAVGYTSIYDDVEHVALVRGDIAGPHGDGHDVLVRVHSECLTGDVFGSRRCDCGPQLDAAMAMVAREGRGVVLYMRGHEGRGIGLMHKLQAYQLQDAGDDTVDANLKLGLPADARDYGIGAQILVDLGVRSMRLLTNNPAKRVGLDGYGLHIIERVPLPVRANAENIRYLMTKRDRMGHDLVGLDDYDEAVPGEFGGAL; encoded by the coding sequence ATGACGAGGCTGGACTCCGTGGAGCGAGCGGTTGCCGACATCGCCGCGGGTAAGGCCGTCGTCGTCATCGATGACGAAGATCGCGAGAACGAGGGCGACCTCATCTTCGCCGCCGAGAAGGCCACTCCCGAACTCGTCGCGTTCATGGTCCGCTACACGTCGGGCTACCTGTGTGTGCCACTGGATGGTGAGGTCTGCGACCGGCTTGGGCTGCTGCCGATGTATGCGGTCAACCAGGACAAGCATGGCACCGCGTACACCGTCACGGTCGACGCGAAAAATGGTGTGGGAACGGGTATTTCGGCCTCCGACCGTGCCACCACCATGCGTCTGCTCGCCGATCCGTCAAGCGTCGCTGAGGATTTCACCAAGCCGGGACATGTGGTGCCGCTGCGCGCGAAGGACGGCGGGGTGCTGCGCCGGCCCGGCCACACCGAGGCCGCCGTCGACCTGGCGCGACTCGCTGGTCTGCAACCGGCGGGCGCGATCTGCGAGATCGTCAGCCAGAAAGACGAAGGCGCGATGGCGCAGACCGATGAGCTGCGCGTTTTCGCCGACGAGCACGACCTAGCACTCATCTCCATCGCCGACTTGATCGAATGGCGTCGCAAGCACGAAAAGCACATCGAGCGCATCGCCGAAGCCCGCATCCCGACCCGGCACGGTGAGTTCAGGGCGGTGGGCTACACCAGCATCTACGACGACGTCGAGCATGTGGCGCTGGTCCGCGGCGACATCGCCGGACCACACGGCGACGGGCACGACGTGCTGGTGCGCGTGCACTCGGAATGCCTTACCGGCGACGTGTTCGGCTCGCGCCGCTGCGACTGCGGCCCGCAGCTGGACGCCGCAATGGCGATGGTGGCTCGCGAGGGCCGCGGCGTGGTCCTGTACATGCGCGGCCACGAAGGCCGCGGCATCGGCCTGATGCACAAGCTGCAGGCCTATCAGCTGCAGGACGCGGGCGACGACACCGTCGACGCGAATCTCAAGCTCGGCCTGCCCGCCGACGCGCGCGACTACGGCATCGGCGCGCAGATCCTGGTGGATCTCGGAGTGCGATCGATGCGGTTGCTGACCAACAACCCCGCGAAACGGGTTGGCCTTGACGGCTACGGGCTGCACATCATCGAGCGCGTGCCGCTGCCGGTGCGGGCCAACGCGGAGAACATCCGCTATCTGATGACCAAGCGCGACCGGATGGGCCACGACTTGGTCGGCCTTGACGATTACGACGAAGCCGTGCCCGGCGAATTCGGCGGTGCATTGTGA
- the ribH gene encoding 6,7-dimethyl-8-ribityllumazine synthase — protein MSGGAGVPDFPDLDARGVTLGIVASTWHVKICDALLEGARKVAADAGIHNPTIVRVLGAIEIPVVAQALAATHDAVVALGVVIRGETPHFDYVCDAVTQGLTRVSLDASTPVANGVLTTNNEQQALDRAGLPDSAEDKGAQAAAAALSTAMTLRDLRS, from the coding sequence TTGAGTGGAGGCGCCGGCGTTCCCGATTTTCCCGATCTGGACGCGAGGGGTGTGACGCTGGGCATCGTGGCCAGCACGTGGCACGTGAAGATCTGCGATGCCTTGCTCGAGGGCGCCCGAAAGGTCGCCGCGGATGCGGGCATTCACAACCCGACCATCGTCCGCGTGCTTGGCGCAATCGAGATCCCGGTCGTGGCACAGGCATTGGCCGCCACTCACGACGCGGTGGTGGCGCTGGGCGTGGTGATCCGCGGCGAGACACCGCATTTCGATTACGTGTGTGACGCGGTCACCCAGGGTTTGACGCGGGTGTCGCTGGATGCGTCCACCCCAGTGGCCAATGGCGTGCTGACGACGAACAACGAGCAGCAAGCGCTGGATCGCGCGGGACTGCCGGACTCAGCAGAGGACAAGGGTGCGCAGGCCGCCGCCGCGGCGCTGTCGACCGCGATGACACTGCGTGACCTGAGGTCATGA
- a CDS encoding PH domain-containing protein has protein sequence MTAWDIEVRPHLTPYFAYGAAALILAVHIAVGALLKISSTGVIFQTADQVAIALLGVVIACAVLLFARPRLRVGAAGIAVRNLFGYKLIPWSDVVDVSFPRGARWARVDLPDDEYIPVMAIQAVDKERAVDAMDRVRGLLVRYRPDINSR, from the coding sequence ATGACTGCTTGGGATATTGAGGTGCGGCCGCATCTGACGCCCTATTTCGCTTATGGCGCGGCTGCGCTGATATTGGCGGTCCACATCGCCGTCGGTGCGCTGCTGAAGATTTCGTCGACCGGCGTGATCTTCCAGACCGCCGATCAGGTGGCGATCGCGCTCCTCGGTGTTGTCATCGCCTGCGCTGTTCTGCTCTTCGCCCGGCCGCGGCTTCGGGTCGGCGCCGCGGGCATTGCAGTGCGAAACCTATTTGGGTACAAGCTGATCCCGTGGTCGGACGTGGTGGACGTGTCATTTCCGCGCGGGGCGCGGTGGGCGCGGGTGGATCTGCCCGACGATGAATACATTCCGGTGATGGCGATTCAGGCCGTTGACAAGGAGCGCGCCGTCGACGCGATGGACCGCGTGCGCGGTCTGCTGGTGCGCTACCGGCCCGACATCAACTCACGCTGA
- a CDS encoding GNAT family N-acetyltransferase, with translation MTAATSRVARLTEADWRTFAAVRLRALADSLGENDPQYQHEATFTAAKWRRRLRDHAQFAVLIDERPVGLIGAQRENAETVYLYSLWLDPAARGRGLARPLVEAAVDWASQCRARTVTLRVAAENAVARGVYESLGFTLNPAENPSDRGEVAMTLSVS, from the coding sequence GTGACCGCAGCTACCTCACGTGTCGCGCGACTAACAGAGGCTGACTGGCGGACATTCGCCGCAGTTCGGTTGCGCGCGTTGGCCGATTCGCTCGGCGAGAACGATCCGCAGTATCAGCACGAAGCTACGTTCACTGCTGCGAAATGGCGCCGCCGGTTACGCGATCACGCGCAGTTCGCTGTGCTGATCGACGAGCGACCCGTTGGCCTGATCGGGGCACAGCGGGAGAATGCCGAAACCGTGTACCTGTATTCGCTGTGGTTGGACCCGGCGGCCCGCGGCCGAGGCCTGGCGCGGCCGCTGGTAGAGGCTGCGGTGGACTGGGCCAGCCAATGCCGCGCCCGCACCGTCACCTTGCGGGTGGCGGCCGAAAACGCCGTGGCTCGTGGCGTTTACGAAAGCCTTGGCTTCACACTGAATCCAGCCGAGAACCCAAGCGACCGTGGCGAAGTCGCGATGACGCTCAGCGTGAGTTGA
- a CDS encoding gamma-glutamyltransferase family protein, with translation MRILAPLAAVILVLAGCAAEETTPPATKAGPCSIVANGTPAPKTSAAPASGSATTSTNISTNPEVATGYRKDMTAVRTSHYAAVTANPLATRAACEVLDKGGTAADALVTAQAVLGLVEPQSSGIGGGGFLLYYDAATGTVQAYDGRETAPMAATENYLRWISDADRTEPKPDARGSGRSIGVPGILRLLQAVHTEHGKTPWRDLFSPAASMADDGFDISPRLAAAIADGAPKLKVDPNASAYFLNPDGSPKASGIKLTNPAYSKTLGVIASDPESFYTGDLARAIVAASVDTSGGRTPSVMTLDDLSRYTAKKREPLCTAYRGKEICGMPPPSSGGIAVAATLAMLEHFPMADHKPTDVDLNGGKPTVMGVHLISEAERLAYADRDKYVADTDFVPLPGGSPETLLGSDYLAGRAALISEQHTMGTAKPGEFGPPTPPAPPIPEHGTSQISIIDAQGNAASMTTTVESAFGSFHMVDGFILNNQLTDFSAEPDKDGVPVANRVQPGKRPRSSMAPTLVFNPTDPGQSKRTLYAVTGSPGGSVIIQFVVKTLVGMIDWGLNPQQAVSAVDFGAANSPKTNVGGEHPAIDTADNGDHDPLVQGLRQLGHQVDIADQSSGLSAIVRDSGGWNGGADPRREGLVMGDTR, from the coding sequence ATGCGGATCCTGGCACCGCTCGCAGCAGTGATCTTGGTTCTGGCCGGATGTGCCGCCGAGGAGACGACGCCACCGGCCACCAAGGCTGGCCCTTGTTCGATCGTCGCGAACGGGACACCGGCTCCCAAGACGTCCGCGGCGCCGGCCTCGGGGTCGGCCACCACCTCCACGAACATCTCGACCAACCCCGAGGTCGCCACCGGCTACCGCAAAGACATGACGGCGGTTCGGACGTCGCACTATGCCGCCGTTACCGCCAATCCGCTGGCCACGCGGGCGGCCTGCGAGGTGCTCGACAAAGGTGGAACCGCCGCCGATGCACTCGTCACTGCGCAGGCGGTGCTTGGCCTGGTCGAGCCGCAGTCCTCTGGCATCGGTGGCGGCGGCTTCCTGCTGTATTACGACGCCGCGACCGGCACGGTGCAGGCCTATGACGGCCGCGAGACGGCGCCGATGGCCGCCACCGAGAATTACCTGCGCTGGATCTCCGATGCCGACCGCACCGAGCCCAAACCCGATGCCCGCGGCTCGGGGCGGTCCATCGGCGTGCCCGGAATCCTCCGGCTGCTGCAGGCCGTCCACACCGAGCATGGCAAGACCCCATGGCGTGATCTGTTCAGTCCCGCGGCGTCGATGGCAGACGACGGCTTCGACATCAGCCCGCGGCTGGCCGCCGCGATCGCCGACGGCGCCCCGAAGCTGAAGGTGGATCCGAACGCCTCGGCCTACTTCCTGAACCCCGACGGCAGCCCGAAGGCGTCGGGCATCAAACTCACCAACCCGGCCTACTCAAAGACGTTGGGCGTCATCGCATCCGATCCGGAGTCCTTCTACACCGGCGATCTCGCGCGGGCCATCGTGGCCGCTTCGGTCGACACCAGCGGCGGCCGTACCCCAAGCGTGATGACGCTCGACGACCTGTCGCGCTACACCGCCAAGAAACGCGAACCTCTCTGTACGGCCTACCGCGGCAAGGAAATTTGCGGCATGCCGCCCCCCTCCTCTGGTGGCATCGCGGTGGCGGCGACACTGGCCATGCTCGAACATTTCCCGATGGCTGATCACAAACCCACCGACGTCGACCTGAACGGCGGCAAGCCAACAGTGATGGGTGTGCACCTGATCTCCGAAGCCGAACGGCTGGCCTACGCCGACCGCGACAAGTACGTTGCCGACACCGATTTCGTGCCCCTGCCGGGTGGCTCACCGGAGACACTTCTTGGCAGTGATTACCTCGCAGGCCGAGCTGCATTGATTTCCGAGCAGCACACCATGGGCACCGCGAAGCCGGGCGAGTTCGGCCCACCGACGCCGCCCGCCCCGCCGATACCTGAACACGGCACCAGCCAGATCAGCATCATCGATGCCCAGGGCAACGCGGCGTCGATGACCACCACGGTGGAATCGGCATTCGGCTCGTTTCACATGGTGGACGGGTTCATCCTCAACAATCAGCTCACCGACTTCTCCGCGGAACCGGATAAGGACGGGGTGCCGGTGGCCAACCGGGTGCAGCCAGGTAAGCGACCACGCAGCTCGATGGCGCCCACACTGGTGTTCAACCCGACCGATCCGGGCCAGTCGAAGCGGACGTTGTACGCAGTGACGGGGTCACCTGGCGGGTCCGTCATCATCCAGTTCGTCGTGAAAACCCTTGTCGGAATGATTGATTGGGGCCTGAATCCGCAACAGGCGGTATCAGCGGTGGATTTCGGTGCGGCGAACTCGCCGAAGACCAATGTCGGCGGTGAACATCCCGCGATCGACACGGCCGACAACGGCGACCACGATCCACTGGTGCAAGGCCTACGCCAGCTTGGCCATCAAGTCGACATCGCCGACCAGTCCAGTGGGCTGTCGGCGATCGTGCGCGACAGTGGGGGGTGGAACGGTGGCGCAGACCCGCGTCGCGAAGGTCTTGTCATGGGCGACACTCGGTGA
- the uvrC gene encoding excinuclease ABC subunit UvrC — protein sequence MPDPATYRPAAGSIPVEPGVYRFRDPHGRVIYVGKAKSLRSRLNSYFADIAGLAPRTRQMVMAAGSVEWTVVTTEVEALQLEYNWIKEFDPRFNIRYRDDKSYPVLAVTLNEEYPRLMVYRGSRRKGVRYFGPYSHAWAIRETLDLLTRVFPARTCSAGVFKRHRQIGRPCLLGYIDKCSAPCVERVSADEHRQIVNDFCDFLAGKTDRLARDMEQQMNEAAAELDFERAARLRDNISALKRALEKQAVVFGDGTDADVVAFADDELEAAVQVFHVRGGRVRGQRGWIVEKSGEPGESGESQLVEQFLTQFYGDQVELDGAADESLNPVPRQVLVPCLPDNSDQLATWLSQLRGSQVSLRVPRRGDKRALAETVKRNAQDALTQHKLKRAGDFTARTAALQSIQDALGLADAPLRIECVDISHVMGTDVVASLVVFEDGLPRKSDYRHYAIKEAAGEGRSDDVASIAEVTRRRFYRHLHDTQHPTELAPEGKSRKFAYPPNLFVVDGGAPQVNAAQAALDELGVADVAVIGLAKRLEEVWVPSEPDPVIMPRNSEGLYLLQRVRDEAHRFAIAYHRSKRSKRMTASALDSVRGLGEHRRKALVTHFGSVARLKQASVEEITAVPGIGVATAKAVLEALGVPPDSEAPAPVIGNDQTRASG from the coding sequence GTGCCCGATCCAGCGACGTACCGGCCTGCCGCCGGATCGATTCCGGTCGAGCCGGGCGTTTACCGGTTCCGGGATCCGCACGGCCGGGTCATCTACGTCGGCAAGGCCAAGAGCTTGCGCAGCCGGCTGAACTCGTACTTCGCAGACATCGCCGGCCTGGCACCGCGCACCCGGCAGATGGTGATGGCTGCGGGCAGCGTCGAGTGGACGGTGGTGACCACCGAAGTCGAGGCGCTGCAGCTGGAATACAACTGGATCAAAGAGTTCGATCCCCGGTTCAACATCCGCTACCGCGACGACAAGTCGTATCCGGTGCTGGCCGTCACGCTGAACGAGGAGTATCCGCGGCTGATGGTGTACCGCGGCTCCAGGCGCAAAGGCGTTCGCTACTTCGGGCCGTATTCGCATGCCTGGGCAATCCGGGAGACCCTCGACTTACTGACCCGGGTGTTTCCTGCCCGCACGTGTTCTGCGGGAGTATTCAAGCGGCACAGGCAAATCGGACGTCCGTGTTTACTGGGGTACATCGACAAGTGTTCGGCGCCGTGCGTCGAGCGGGTCAGCGCTGACGAGCATCGTCAGATCGTCAACGACTTCTGTGATTTTCTGGCAGGCAAGACCGACCGGCTGGCCCGCGACATGGAACAGCAGATGAACGAGGCGGCCGCAGAACTCGACTTCGAGCGCGCTGCCCGGTTACGGGACAATATTTCCGCGCTCAAACGCGCGCTGGAAAAGCAGGCCGTCGTATTCGGCGACGGCACCGACGCCGACGTGGTGGCGTTCGCCGACGACGAACTCGAAGCAGCCGTTCAGGTGTTCCATGTCCGTGGCGGACGTGTTCGGGGTCAGCGCGGGTGGATCGTCGAAAAGTCCGGTGAGCCAGGGGAATCCGGTGAGAGCCAGCTTGTCGAGCAGTTCCTGACGCAGTTCTATGGCGATCAGGTCGAACTGGATGGCGCAGCCGACGAGTCGCTCAACCCGGTACCGCGCCAGGTGCTGGTGCCATGCCTGCCTGACAACTCCGACCAGCTGGCGACCTGGCTGTCGCAGCTGCGGGGATCGCAGGTTTCACTGCGAGTGCCGCGCCGCGGTGACAAGCGTGCGCTTGCCGAGACCGTGAAGCGCAACGCGCAGGATGCGCTGACCCAGCACAAGCTGAAGCGCGCAGGCGATTTCACCGCGAGAACCGCTGCGCTGCAAAGCATTCAGGACGCACTCGGGTTGGCCGATGCGCCGCTGCGAATCGAATGCGTAGATATCAGCCATGTGATGGGTACTGACGTGGTGGCGTCACTGGTGGTGTTCGAGGACGGGCTGCCACGCAAGTCGGACTATCGGCATTACGCGATCAAGGAGGCTGCCGGTGAAGGTCGCTCCGACGACGTGGCGTCGATCGCGGAGGTGACGCGACGCCGCTTCTACCGTCACCTGCACGACACCCAGCATCCGACTGAGCTTGCGCCAGAAGGAAAGTCGCGTAAGTTCGCCTATCCGCCCAACCTGTTTGTGGTCGACGGCGGCGCGCCGCAAGTCAACGCTGCGCAGGCGGCGCTCGATGAATTGGGAGTCGCGGACGTGGCTGTTATCGGGTTGGCCAAGCGGCTGGAGGAGGTGTGGGTGCCGTCAGAGCCGGACCCTGTGATCATGCCCCGCAACAGCGAGGGGCTTTATCTGTTGCAGCGGGTGCGTGATGAAGCACACCGGTTCGCGATCGCCTATCACCGCAGCAAGCGCTCGAAGCGGATGACCGCGTCTGCGCTCGACTCGGTGCGCGGGCTCGGGGAACACCGGCGTAAGGCGCTGGTCACGCACTTCGGCTCGGTGGCCCGGCTGAAGCAGGCCAGCGTCGAGGAGATCACTGCGGTGCCTGGGATCGGCGTGGCAACGGCCAAGGCGGTGCTGGAGGCGCTCGGCGTACCGCCCGATTCCGAAGCGCCCGCCCCCGTCATCGGCAATGATCAGACCAGGGCATCGGGATGA
- the rapZ gene encoding RNase adapter RapZ: MHEELRASAGDTGIDVVLVTGLSGAGRGTAAKVLEDLGWYVADNLPPELIAQMVELGLAAGSRITQLAVVMDVRSRGFTGDLDWVRTDLATRGISPRVLFLEASDDILVRRYEQNRRSHPLQGNQTLAEGIAAERQMLAPLRAVADLVIDTSKLSVPALRESIERAFGGETIAQTSVTVESFGYKYGLPMDADTVMDVRFLPNPHWVDELRPHTGQHPAVRDYVLGQPGAAEFLDTYHQLLDVVIEGYRREGKRYMTVAIGCTGGKHRSVAMAEALASRLQDDELTVRVLHRDLGRE, encoded by the coding sequence ATGCACGAGGAACTGCGCGCTAGCGCCGGCGACACCGGTATCGATGTTGTCCTGGTCACCGGGTTGTCGGGTGCGGGGCGTGGCACGGCGGCGAAGGTGCTGGAGGACCTCGGCTGGTATGTCGCGGACAACCTGCCACCCGAGCTGATCGCCCAGATGGTCGAACTGGGTCTGGCGGCGGGTTCTCGCATCACGCAGCTCGCGGTGGTGATGGATGTGCGGTCCCGTGGCTTCACCGGCGACCTGGATTGGGTGCGCACCGATTTGGCCACGCGGGGCATTTCTCCGAGGGTGTTGTTCCTTGAAGCCTCCGACGACATCCTGGTGCGCCGGTATGAGCAGAACCGACGCAGTCATCCGTTGCAGGGCAACCAGACTCTGGCCGAAGGCATCGCGGCGGAACGGCAGATGCTCGCGCCGTTGCGCGCGGTAGCAGACCTGGTGATCGACACGTCCAAGTTGTCTGTGCCTGCGCTGCGCGAAAGCATCGAGCGCGCGTTCGGCGGCGAGACCATCGCCCAGACCAGTGTGACCGTCGAGTCGTTCGGGTATAAATACGGGCTGCCGATGGACGCCGACACCGTGATGGACGTTCGGTTCCTGCCGAACCCGCACTGGGTGGATGAGCTGCGGCCGCACACCGGCCAGCACCCGGCGGTGCGGGACTACGTGCTCGGACAGCCGGGCGCCGCGGAGTTCTTGGATACCTACCATCAGCTGCTGGACGTCGTGATCGAAGGCTATCGCCGGGAAGGGAAGCGCTACATGACCGTTGCCATCGGCTGCACCGGCGGCAAGCACCGCAGTGTCGCGATGGCCGAGGCGCTGGCATCGCGACTGCAGGACGATGAGCTCACGGTGCGGGTGCTGCACCGGGATCTGGGCCGCGAATGA
- the yvcK gene encoding uridine diphosphate-N-acetylglucosamine-binding protein YvcK, whose amino-acid sequence MSPRIVALGGGHGLYATLSAARRLSPHVTAVVTVADDGGSSGRLRSELDVVPPGDLRMALAALASDSPHGRLWATIIQHRFGGSGALAGHPIGNLMLAGLNEVLADPVAALDELARVLGVKGRVLPMCPMGLSIEADVSGLESDPRMFRVIRGQVAIATTVGQVRRVRLQPADPPATRQAVDAIMSADLVVLGPGSWFTSVIPHVLVPQLAAALQATTARRALVLNLVAEPGETAGFSVERHIHVLAQHAPGFSVHDIIVDSSRVPSEREREQLRRTATILNAEVEFAEVSRPGTPLHDPARLAAALEGVRVRGVAPTPNIQEPTVPTPTVNGPRGDDPWR is encoded by the coding sequence ATGAGCCCACGGATTGTCGCACTCGGTGGCGGGCACGGGCTCTACGCCACGCTGTCTGCCGCCCGTCGGCTCAGTCCGCACGTGACCGCGGTGGTCACGGTCGCCGACGACGGCGGATCGTCGGGCCGGTTGCGTAGCGAGCTCGATGTGGTGCCACCGGGTGATCTGCGAATGGCATTGGCGGCGTTGGCATCTGACAGCCCTCATGGCCGACTGTGGGCGACCATCATTCAGCATCGATTCGGCGGCAGCGGCGCGTTGGCCGGCCACCCGATTGGCAACCTGATGCTGGCGGGGCTCAACGAGGTGCTGGCCGATCCGGTGGCGGCGCTCGACGAACTCGCCCGTGTCCTCGGCGTCAAGGGCCGGGTGTTGCCGATGTGCCCGATGGGGTTGAGCATCGAGGCCGACGTGTCGGGCCTCGAGTCGGATCCGCGGATGTTCCGGGTGATCCGCGGACAGGTGGCGATCGCCACCACCGTCGGTCAGGTGCGACGGGTGCGGCTGCAGCCCGCGGATCCGCCAGCCACCCGCCAGGCGGTCGACGCAATCATGTCCGCAGATCTGGTGGTGCTTGGCCCCGGCTCGTGGTTCACCAGCGTGATCCCACACGTGCTGGTGCCGCAGTTGGCGGCGGCGCTGCAGGCCACGACGGCGCGACGGGCGCTGGTGCTGAACCTGGTAGCCGAGCCGGGGGAGACGGCGGGCTTTTCGGTGGAGCGGCACATCCATGTGCTCGCCCAGCATGCGCCGGGGTTCTCGGTGCACGACATCATCGTCGACTCCAGCCGGGTGCCCAGCGAACGCGAACGCGAGCAGTTGCGTCGGACCGCTACCATCCTCAATGCCGAAGTTGAGTTTGCTGAGGTGTCCAGACCTGGTACACCTTTACATGACCCGGCGAGGTTGGCTGCGGCTCTGGAGGGTGTACGTGTACGTGGGGTGGCCCCGACGCCGAACATCCAGGAGCCGACCGTGCCCACACCGACAGTGAACGGACCGAGAGGTGACGACCCGTGGCGATGA